A window of Mucilaginibacter paludis DSM 18603 contains these coding sequences:
- a CDS encoding dienelactone hydrolase family protein yields MNQIKKEDIRQEVFDLYDDYAHSRLDRRAFMQKLSLYAVGGLTVTSLMSFLMPDYQGNVQITADDPHLKSEYIKYDSPKGGGSIKGLLSEPKDNKKKLGGIVVVHENRGLNPYIEDVARRAALTGFITLAPDALTPLGGYPGNDDEGRTMQSKRDPKEMQEDFIDAYNYLKNHPDCNGKIGVVGFCYGGGIANMMAVRIPDLAAAVPFYGSQPAAEDVPRIKAPLLLHYASLDTRITGGWPAYEAALKANDKKYQAYIYENVNHGFHNDTTPRYDKATAELAWKRTIDFFTEHLK; encoded by the coding sequence ATGAACCAGATTAAAAAAGAAGATATCCGCCAGGAAGTATTCGACCTGTACGACGATTACGCGCACAGCCGGTTAGACCGCCGCGCCTTTATGCAAAAATTATCCCTGTATGCCGTTGGCGGTTTAACCGTTACTTCTTTAATGAGTTTCCTGATGCCCGATTACCAGGGTAATGTACAGATTACGGCAGACGACCCGCATTTAAAATCGGAATATATTAAATACGATTCGCCCAAAGGCGGCGGGAGCATTAAGGGTTTGCTTTCGGAACCCAAAGACAACAAAAAGAAATTAGGCGGTATTGTGGTGGTACATGAGAACCGCGGCCTGAACCCTTATATTGAGGATGTAGCCAGGCGGGCCGCATTGACGGGCTTTATCACCCTGGCTCCGGACGCGCTCACCCCTTTGGGTGGCTACCCCGGCAATGATGACGAAGGGCGTACCATGCAAAGCAAAAGAGACCCCAAGGAAATGCAGGAAGATTTTATAGACGCCTACAATTACCTAAAAAATCATCCCGACTGCAACGGAAAGATTGGCGTTGTGGGTTTCTGTTATGGTGGTGGTATTGCCAATATGATGGCCGTTCGCATTCCCGATCTGGCGGCTGCGGTGCCGTTTTATGGCAGCCAGCCCGCGGCAGAAGATGTGCCCCGGATTAAGGCTCCGCTCCTGTTGCACTACGCATCGCTCGACACACGGATCACCGGTGGCTGGCCGGCCTACGAAGCAGCCTTAAAAGCCAACGATAAAAAATACCAGGCTTATATTTATGAAAACGTTAACCACGGCTTCCATAACGATACCACGCCCCGGTACGACAAAGCCACCGCGGAGCTGGCCTGGAAACGGACAATTGACTTTTTTACCGAACATTTGAAATAG